A section of the Lepus europaeus isolate LE1 chromosome 10, mLepTim1.pri, whole genome shotgun sequence genome encodes:
- the BCDIN3D gene encoding RNA 5'-monophosphate methyltransferase, with translation MAASAELAGGGVREAAGTVEERVLEPGAAPFGNFPHYSRFHPPEQRLRLLPPELLRRLFPPEGPEKRAILGLDVGCNSGDLSVALYKHFLSLRDGETCSDALGDLRLLCCDIDPVLVARAEKECPFPDALTFVTLDFMNQRTRKALLSSFLSQFGRSVFDIGFCMSVTMWIHLNHGDRGLREFLAHLASLCRYLLVEPQPWKCYRAAARRLRKLGLHDFDHFQSLTIRGDMAGQIGQILTQEHGMELVCCFGNTSWDRSLLLFRAKP, from the exons ATGGCGGCGTCCGCGGAGCTGGCCGGAGGGGGCGTTCGGGAAGCCGCGGGCACGGTGGAAGAACGAGTTCTGGAACCCGGAGCCGCCCCGTTCGGCAACTTCCCTCATTATTCCCGCTTCCACCCTCCGGAGCAACGGCTCCGCCTCCTGCCCCCGGAGCTGCTTCGACGGCTCTTTCCTCCCGAGGGTCCCGAGAAGAGGGCGATCCTGGGGCTCGACGTGGGGTGTAACTCCGGG GATCTGAGTGTGGCTCTGTACAAACACTTCCTTTCCTTGCGTGACGGGGAGACCTGCTCAGATGCCTTAGGAGATCTCCGTCTCCTCTGCTGTGACATAGACCCGGTGCTGGTGGCGCGAGCTGAAAAGGAGTGTCCTTTCCCGGATGCCTTGACCTTTGTCACCCTGGACTTCATGAATCAGAGGACCCGCAAGGCTCTCTTGAGTTCTTTCTTAAGCCAGTTTGGACGTTCGGTTTTCGACATCGGCTTCTGCATGTCCGTAACCATGTGGATTCACCTGAATCACGGGGACCGTGGCCtgagggagttcctggcccatCTCGCCTCCCTCTGCCGCTACCTCCTTGTGGAGCCGCAGCCCTGGAAGTGTTACCGGGCCGCCGCGCGGCGTCTGCGAAAGCTGGGACTCCATGACTTTGACCACTTCCAGTCCCTCACCATCCGAGGAGACATGGCCGGGCAGATTGGGCAGATCCTGACCCAGGAGCACGGCATGGAGTTGGTATGCTGCTTCGGCAACACCAGTTGGGACCGCAGCCTCCTGCTCTTCCGGGCAAAACCATAG